The nucleotide sequence ATCGGTCCATAAACCGTGGAATTTGGAGACAGACTTGAGCTAAAGAAGCAAGCGATGGAAATCCGCGGTCCATCTCTATTCGCTCGTACCCTATGCTCCACACTTAAGAACTTGTCGTTTGTTATCAGCTGCAAAACAGAATGtctcaaatatatatgttaagacTGTTTTTCAGTTAAAATAATGCATCAACTGGACTTGCCTGCATGAAATCACCAATGTTGACAACAAGAGCTCCAGGAACAGGAGGTACATCGACCCAATAATCTTGATGGAGAACTTGAAGACCACCGATTTGGTCTTGAAGAAGAAGCGTGAAGAAAGAGTTATCGGTGTGTTTACTTATCCCCAAAGTTAGGTCTGGCTGTGGGCAAGGTGGATAGTAATGGCAGACCATGAACAAACCCTTAAGACAATCCATCCTCTTCAGTATCTCAGAGTCTAAACCTAAAGCTTCTGATAGAAGTTGGAAGAGCAAATCTCCCAATTCCATTACATGCTTCGTGTATTCGATCACAGCACCCCTAGAATCATTTGAAGTAcgtaaattttgttatttatgcAAAATAATCACCAAATGCTAAAAACTATTTTAGTGTATCCGAACCAAAGTGAACCaattaccaaataaacaaaatacatcGAACCTAAACGAAGGTAATATCGGATTGTGTACTTTTAAATTATGTATTGTGGATGGTAAGAAATAGAATAATTAATCACTACAAATATACTATTAATCACTATAAAAGTTACCTGCAAGCTACTGGAATATCCTTGGGATTTGGAGGATCTGGAGCAATGTAACAAGTGAAAGAGTCTCTCCAATTCACAGGAGAAGAATGATAGAGATCGAAATTATTGTTATAAAGAAATCTCTTATTTAAATCGGTAGACATGTATTGTTTCTTCACCTCTGGATCTTCTTCGTGAAACTTTCGAACTCCTTGTTTGATCTCTTCAAGAACAGTTAAAGGAACACCATGATTGATCACCTGAAAAAATCCCCACTTCTCAGCTGCGTCTTTGATCTTCGAAACGACGTTGTTCCTCGAGGATGTGACATCAATATCATTAGTGATTTCTCCGAGGTCGATGATTGGGACGGTGAGGTTTAAGTCGGAGATATCTGAAGGTCTGTTGTTTGATAAGGTTGAAGAAGGGACATGGAAGAGTCGAGGAACTTCGGTTATTTCGGCATCGACGAGTCCTTTAACTCCGGTGTTCGTCGAGATAAAAGTCGTGAGATCGTTCATACGATCGGTTTTGTCTGCCatgtctcttttttctttttattttattttttgtcgatAGGAAGATTCAATGATTTAAGACAGAACACAGGAGTAAAAGATAAGTGTTGAAGTGTACATGTGTGGTGTCTTTAAGTCTTTGTTTGTTGACTGAGAGACGTGTTGTGTAATTGTGCAAAGAATTCAAAGGATCAAAATGACGTTTGGGAGTTTGGAGATTCCGacagttaaaaacttaaaattaaatcttaaaaaggaaaaaaaaagcaaatcacTTAAAATTGGAGATGCGGGGTATCGATCCCCGTACCTCTCGCATGCtaagcgagcgctctaccatcTGAGCTACATCCCCATTTGACAACAATCTAAAGAATAAAACTAAAGTTTTCTAACCACTAGAACTTTTACATCTGACACAAATACAAACCTTATGAAGTAGATCAAGTTTATGTTTCTTATTCAATACCGCCTTATTGGTTGTACACGAAGTACCAACAATTGTAGTGTATGGATCTTAAATTATTGAATGAAGTGTTTGACCATAAAAAGAATGCAGAAGGCAAGAAGctgttttttgttcaaaaataaattagatatttccttaacagtataatattaatatttctaatttaGGATATAATCTAACTAGGTagtaggtaacaacccgcactaaataaatcaattcaactaaaattattatgaataaaattattaatttgggatctaaaataaaatattaactaaattttttaaaaaattgtgtttattttatgtaaaatacaTTTTacctataaaatatttaaacatgaTGGagaaagtttttataaaatgtaaccATTTATGGCATAtgactttttgtgtttttagaaatcaaattcatatttttatatttcacattattatttacagaaataaaaattaataaagttataagtatttaacaatatataattatccCCAATTAACAACAAAGATGCAatacaaaaacgaaaattatgCTGGCATAACAATATAATATACTTCtttataaaacaacaaactaattttgttttattacttaATCATTTTTCCTGTTTTACTAAATTGTTTtccataataatttatattatataactagattaggatccgcctgatgtgcgggtttagagtttttaaaataaaattaaatttaataaagaataaaaagtaaatatttttagtaagtaaaaactatctataaaagtaaatatatacaccgaggtgtccaatgtgatatttggtgtaaaaagtgcgactctgcggttgagactattaataatattttctttgaatgacctcgctcgtgtgaagtttgaaATTTATCTCTGACTTTGGTCTCGTCAGAGGGgtttccatatgagtcggtgtactcgaatttggattttattttctggagCGATGTCTCTCAACATaatgatcctgatcaacttcttcaattaccatagattttatgggcaatctggaaggtgtactcgaatttggattttgttttttggaggGATGCTTTTCAACATGGTGATCATGATCAACTTCTTCAGTTACCATagattttatgggcaatctcgaaggtcataaatataaaagtttttcaaagtttaGAGATTGATCGAGATGAATGAAATAATTTCTCAGGATTTGGGCGATATGCtagcctgggaagaggcgctctcttttatgGCAGTCATGTCAGCTCAATCTCCGTCTTcggatgtccaggtttcttcacctcgttgtcagatgatggttcttggaaagccaccaatgtgcattcaggacCTTgttgttgcgttggtgaggatcgaaccttgttgttgggggccaagtgtctaagattGAGCTCCTCCCCCtacattcggagttagaagcaTTCTTGTtggccatggagcggatacgtgctacagggatcgcttgtcaacattttaagactgattgtgctgagttactcactatggtgcagtccGTTGAAGATTGGTTGTCCTTCTCTaacctgctcgatgagtttagCTCGTtgtccttcccactattctccatctcttggatcccgcgtgcgtcaaatacgaaggcggattgtcttgccCATGCTTCACGTTCTCATacctctgaagtttcttttgtaaaccccatccctccggtttgggcaactaATCGAggaatttctttttaatttattgtttggtcgaaaaaaaaatataaatagattaacttttagttaaagaaaattgTTGTAGATGagtaaagttattaaaatacaattaaatttaacaaagaatatacaTTCAATTTtgttcgtaagtaaaaacattgtataaaagtaaagagataaacatTTAGCTGtagaaaatagttgttgttttttttgctataatacactaatgtatatccatttacaaaaatactatttataataccattaaaagtgtatttgtacacacaaatatattttactgttaaaatatactctttagtatttactactaccaacaaattatctttataaacacattaaataacctattatatgtctcttcactttaacatttttatagttacaaaaatgcatatgttaattttacatactcctatattatatattacaatattagtctctttgaataaattatttgattggtgaaaaaaatatgagacgatctatttttattttttatttttttacttcaacaatctttttctttatgtaaaggtgagtaatttacatttttttttaaacagtaattaattgtataattatcagaatcatttttttatcttatataaaaagtaatctttttttgtaaaattagcaacttcaaattataataagtaaacaatattataatttagaattttatgatatatatatataattttaatttttaaattttaataaatttagaattgacacatgtcacgatcttgttacttttttttttctttaaaagattttaaataaaattaggttttcttttttctattttacttttatataaaacctctttatggtaggttttgaatttttacatttttatcttttaaaattttaataaatttagaattgatatgtgtcaatatataaatgatacaattgatacgtgtcacaatcttgttaattagtaattttgacatcaaactttatataataagactagattaggatccgcccgatgtgcgagtttagatttttaaaaataaaattaaatttaaaagaatacaaagtaaatattttagtaatctatctataaagtaaatagatacaccgagaTATCCAATGTGACATTTGGTGTAAAAAGGTGCGactctgcggttgagactattaatcatgttttctttgaatgtcctcgctcgtgtgaagtttgggatttatcttcGACTCTGGTCTCGTCAGAGGGTTTtacatatgagtcggtgtaatCGAATTTAGATTTTTCTTCTGGAAGGGTGCCTCTCAAAAGGGTGATcttgatcaacttcttcaattaccatgaattttatgggcaatctggaaagccataaacaaaaaaagtttttcaaggtttagagattgaggcaaatgatataattgctaaggctttgggcgataagttagcctgggaagaggcgctctcttttacggtggtcatgtcagctccatctccatcttcgCATGTCCATGTATTTCACCTcgtgtctaagacggagcctCTCCCCCTACATTTGGAGTTAGAAGAgttgttgtgggccatggagcggatacaTGCTTAGGAATCACTTGTCAATattttgagactgattgtgttgagttactcactatggtgcagtccAAGATTGTCCGtctttctccaacctgctcgatgagtttaactcgctggagtccttcctACTATTCTTCATCTCCTGGATCTCGCGTGCAGCATATACGAAGGCAGAATATCTTGCATGTGTTTcacgttctcttatctctgaagtttctttaaaaaaatcctTCCCTCCGGCATGGGCAACTAACTGaggaatttccttttaatttattgtatggttgaaaaaaaagtaaatagatacacttttagttaaagaaaatagttgtagatgagttcaaagttattaaaataaaataaaatttaacaaagaatatatatttaattcaattattttcgtaagtaaaaacaatgtataaaagtaaagagataaacttttagttatagaaaatagttattttttttttgctataatacactaatgtatatccatttacaaatatacTATCTACACTACCACTCaaaatgtatttgtacacacaacaatattttacttgtaaaatatactctttagtctttactacaaccaacaaattttatttatgaacacattaaataacctattatatgtctctttactttaatattttatagttacaaaaacacatacgttaatcttacatactcatatcttatatatattacaataacagtctttttgaataaattatttgattggtaaaaaaatatgagacgattataatttcgaattttaaatttctatttattaggttttcttttctctattttacatttacataaaatctttttatggtaggttttgaatttttacatttttattttaaaattttttaataaatttagaattgacacgtgtcaacatctgaatgatacaattgacacatgtcacgatcttgttaatgagtaattttgacatcaagctttttTACTATAacacactaatgtatatccatttacaaataataatcagatatataaacccaaattttttgaaattgtacgttttgttttttttttcttatataaactATAGTCTTTGTCAAAAGTATTCCATATAGTCTTTATCCCTTATGTAAgctgaagaaaagaaaagaaaaaaagtaaactgAAGActctacaaataaaataaaattaatttttacaaaaagaaaagtaataacCTAGTATATACTAGTTTCCAAGTTAAGAATTGGAGAGACGCATCGAATAAATAAGATCGTGGAGTACAGTTTTTCGTTGggagttaaaaaaaagttaataagtTCCATAatgttttttgatttatttataaataaatgttaaaataaataatccaaaaccAGAAGAACCGAACtctctcatcctcctcctcctcagccGAACAAGAAGACTCTCTCTGTCTCCGTCAGACAAATCTCGCGAGCAAAATCAGAGAGATgggtttcttctctttccttgGAAGAGTTCTCTTCGCTTCTCTCTTCATCCTCTCCGCTTGGCAAATGTgagctctctcttcttttttttccgcTTCATCCATCCTCCTTCTCGATCTGTTTCTCGTGTTCCTTGATTATGTGATTTGGgttcttttctttggtttttctgaCAATGAAATTGTTTCCTGCTAGATCTAAACTAGGAATTGAGAAGCTTTGTAGACTCGTTCTTTATAATCTAGGGTTTTGTGAAATCGAATTCTCAGCTGAACGAATCTATCaagctttgatttttggatACTTGTTCAGATCTGAATCTCTAGATACTGcatattattaatcaaagtttgaatatttattgTATTAGTTTGGTCATAGTTGATCTGCATTAGGTCACATAGAACTGTTCTCTCTTAATTCTGACATAGAAGGAGATTGGATTCGTTTATAGAGAGGTCTCCACAATCCAATGTGATTGCTCATCTTTCAAATGGTGTGTATTGGTTTGGTTATTTCAGTGTATAGTGGTCTAGAGAGAAGCATCTTTAGCTCTAAATGGAAGACGATCTTTAACTTTAATCTAAGATTGTTTTCGTACAATTCATTGTTGTTTTTAGAAGAAGCTACTCAAAATATCCTCTACCTCTTTTGACCATGTTACTAAATTGTAACTATGCTTATTTGGGTTTATAGGTTCAATGACTTTGGAGTTGATGGTGGTCCTGCAGCTAAAGAATTGGCTCCAAAGCTTAATTTGGCTAAGGCACATCTATCTTCTAGATTAGGGGTAGCTCTGCCCAAGATAGAGGTAAAGGGTCTAGTCGTTATGATGTTCTTTTGTCATGCGGTCACTGGCTATATATGTGCTTATATAACCTagagaatgatttttttttttaaggtgaGACAAGTCGTTGTCACTGTTATTGCCCTGAAAGGAGCTGGAGGCTTACTCTTTGTTATCGGAAACATCGTTGGTGCTTATCTTCTGGTTAGgctttcttcttgttcatcCCATGTTTACAAAAAAGGGATCCAAGGCTTTACCCATTATCTGACCTTGCTATCTCATTTATCTGTTTGCTTTAGGCTTTCTACTTGGTGGCTGTCAGTCCCATCCTGTATGATTTCTACAACTACGGACCTCAGGAACGCCATTTCTCCCTTCTGTTGACTGAGTTCTTGCAGGTTTGTTAAGAACTtctgtttaattattgtaaTCTCTAGAAACTGGGACTGTGTTTGCATTAGGGTGCAAGTCTCTATCTGTTGAATCGAAAAGAATGTAGCTTAACACCTTAAACATTTCAGTCTTATAAAGCCAAGATCATCCCATCATTCCTTTTGTTGTTGCAGAGTGTTGCACTCTTTGGAGCATTGCTCTTCTTTATTGGAATGAAGAACTCGGCACCGAAGAGGATGTTGAAGAAGAGGACACCTAAGCCGAAAGCTGCTTAGtatcaatattatttttcttctggtTTTGCCATGAGCAATACCTTTGGCTTCTCCTTTTTTCCCgatgaaatattttcttagaacttttgttttctttctcttttaggATTTCTTAGGATAGCTCAGTTATGATATACTTCATCTTTTACTTTGATTTGATATTGggaattttgaagttttgatttgttaaaaCTTGAACCATGCATGATGCAAATGTTGAACACCGATTTAGCAACTTGAAAAGAACTTTCAGATTAGGAGAACTTTCAAAATCGAAGGGACAAACCTGATCGATGAAAGGAACCTTCAGATTTAGAGAATTTTAAAGGAAACAAATACTACATCCACTTTAACTGGTATATAAGAGCTATCTTGCATTGCATAAGCTTAGATAAGTTCATAATGCACCACACAAGCTACAATGAACAGAAACACACATAAACTGAAAACCCATTtcaaatagaagaaaaacaaaaaatgtcttGAAAGTATCAACCCCAACGGTCCCGGGTCCTCATCTTAGTTCTTTCGTCATTGCGGTTTTATGGGTCCACATCCAATTCCAATCTTCTTAAAACGTAAACTAAAgacatttataaatttcagtttatacataaaattatgtATGTGTGAATGATATAGTTACTTTTAAAGAAAATTCCATGCGTTAAGAACCAACTCGACTTGTAGAGCAAAATTTCTTGCTATCAAGACAGATATGAGCAAGGCCTACGACCGGGTGGAATGGTCTTTCTTGGAACAGCTCATGCGGAAGTTGGGTTTTGATAGCAAGTGGATCTCGATGATGATGTGTTGTATAACTTCAGTTTCTTATAAGGTGCTCATTAATGGGGAAGCAAAAGGAAATATAATCCCTTCAAGGGGATTACGCCAAGGCGACCCGCTGTCTccgtttttgtttattttatttactgaAGCTTTGATATCGCAACTTCATGATGCGGAAGCAGCTGGACGTATCACTGGACTAAAAATAGCACAAGGAAGCCCGCCTGTATCACATCTCCTGTTCGCTGACGACAGCCTTTTCTTTTGCAGAGCAGACATCCAGCAATGTGCTGAGCTCCTAAGGAGCATTAACAGTTATGGAGCAGCTTCGGGACAACAACTGAACAGAGAGAAGTCGGCCATCCTCTTCGGGAACAGAGTTAATCAGAATCTAAAAGCGGAGCTGAAAAGAGCGATAGGAATCTCCAAGGAAGGTGGTATGGGATCCTATTTAGGACTCCCTGAAACGATTTGTGGATCGAAGCAACAAGTCTTTGCCTTTGTACAGGACATATTAAATGCCAGGATAAACTACTGGTCGGCGAAGTTTCTTTCAAAGGGTGGCAGAGAGGTACTCATTAAATCGGTTGCTCAAGCTTTACCAACCTATGTCATGTCTTGCTTTCTATTGCCAAAACATATTGTCAACAAGCTGCGAGGAGCGATAGCTAAATTCTGGTGGAGTACGAAGAGTAATAATAAGGGTCTGCATTGGGTGGCATGGGACAAAATCAGCATCCCCATGGAAAAGGGTGGACTTGGGTTCCGAGACTTGAAGGAATTCAACCTAGCTTTGCTTGCAAAACAGCTATGGCGACTACTGAGATATCCAGACTCTCTTCTATGCCGTGTTCTAAAAGGTAGATACTTTAGATACTCAAATCCCATGGATGTGGTGAAAGCAAACTCTCCTTCGTTTGGATGGCGTAGCATAATGGCAGCAAAACCTCTCCTTCAGCAGGGTCTCCGGAAAAACATTCGATATGGTTTTAATACCCGCGTCTGGACAGACAACTGGGTTCCCACTACTCCAGCGAGACCAGCGAAAGACTGTGGCGTTCCAAGGGACCCAAACCTCTATGTTAATCACTTGATTGAATTTGAGTCAAAAACATGGAAGATGGACATGTTGAACAACCTGGTGGATTCGGGGGATATCCCTCTCATTACTTGCCTAAAGCCTAGCAGTCGTTTTATGATTGATGATTATATTTGGAGTTTTACAAAACCAGGCCAATACACCGTTAAATCGGGTTATGCCATTGCAACGCAAGGCAATTTTGAAGTCCTTGAACCGAGTATCACCAAGTTGAAGAGCCAggtatggaaaacaaaaacatcaagaaAACTTAAACATTTTCTTTGGCCGGCCATTTCAGGGTGTATTGCAGCTAATAACAGACTGGTTGAGCGGCACTGTGGAACTGATAGATCCTGTCCCAGATGTGGAGATGAAGAGGAATCCATTAATCATATACTATTTATGTGTCCACCGGCTCTACAAGTTTGGGCATTGTCTAACATTGCAATATCTCTGGGAGTTTTCCCGTGCAACTCCATTTATGCAAATTTTGACTATCTTTTCTGGTGCGCAAAGGAGCAGGGAGCAACAGAGGAGCAGCTAGAAGTTTTCCCTTGGATAGTATGGTATATATGGAAATCCCGAAATGATAAACTGTTCAATGGCAAGGATATTTCGCCTATGGATACACTGAATCTAGCTCTCTCGGAGGCGAAGGAGTGGAAAGTCGCTCAGTGTGTAGCTTCTTATGAGGACTCCAACGGTAGTCTACAGGgtgacgaagaggaagaggagcaaGTGATGGACAGTACTCGATGCCAGGTTGATGCTTCTTGGGAGGTAAAGGACCAGTTTGCTGGTctgggttttgttttgatgagTCAAACACCGATCTACGGCTTGAAGAACACGCAGCGACATCTTTCGGCTCTCCACTCGGAATTGGATGCTCTTCTCTGGGCAATGGATGCAGTGCTTCAACAGGGTATGACTTCGGTGCATTTCGAGACAGACTGCTTGACTCTTATTAAAATTGTTGATGAGGTTGATGATTGGCCAAGTTTCTCAACGGAGTTAGATAGATTTTCTGTTTTGAGAtcacaaattttgaatttctctGTTTCGCATATCCCTCGAACTGTTAATGTCCGTGCTGATCGCCTTGCAAAAGGTGCTCAAACACGAGGTTCGCTTTTCTCCCATGTAAACTCTCAGGTTCCGGAGTGGTTGGTACTTGAAACCAACCTTCTTGACCAAGTTTAATAAAGTATGGGGTTTttgaggtcaaaaaaaaaaaaaaaattcaataaactTAGTTATATAACAATGATGTTtgttattaattcaaaaatcaTTATAACGGTGTTTTGCCCATTTGAAATGGACATATAATAGGCTAACTCGCGACTTATGCGACTTATGTTTCTTTTTAGACTTCTTGAGTTACTTCATAGAGTGGgacaaaaaatttatgaatgataaccaaaaaaacattagtcCAAACTGAAAcctaattttattataaaacaaaataattatgagATTTTAGTTAAGAAAAAACACCTAAAATGACTATTTTAATTGTTCAATTTCCTGACCGCacttttaaaatcatgaataaTTAAAGATAATATACAAAGATTGATATCCACACAAACACTATAAATCACTATTGTAGTTTGGAGatctttatagaaaaaaatcttgAATCTAACTCTTATCCTAATAGTTTCCACCGCACTTTGTAAAAGCGCAAATTCCGAACCACAAATATAAGATTCCAACGAATAAAGTAAAAGTTTTGGAAGCTTCACAACAACGAGATTTTGACCCCATATAAGAAGCGGAAAGCAGACTTCTGACAAAATTTCCAAGACTACGACGAAGCAGCCCACAAATTTTGGTAGAATTATAACTTCTAATAGGACTAAAAGATTTTGAAACCAAATTTCATCAGTTCAAACTCAAAcctaatttagtaattttactATAAAACAAAGTATAACTCTATCTTATCTTTATGAGTTTATTTTCTCCCCACACCTTTTAATTCAagaattagtaaaaaaaacgaaaggtGTGGGGAGAAAATAAACTCATAAGGATATTTTTTCACAGTTTAtggaatcaaaaaaaaaaattcctcacAAACTTTTCGTGTTTTTCAAGTTTATGGAaaaaaattttctcaaaaacttttcgttttttt is from Camelina sativa cultivar DH55 chromosome 20, Cs, whole genome shotgun sequence and encodes:
- the LOC104771498 gene encoding 1-aminocyclopropane-1-carboxylate oxidase homolog 10, with translation MADKTDRMNDLTTFISTNTGVKGLVDAEITEVPRLFHVPSSTLSNNRPSDISDLNLTVPIIDLGEITNDIDVTSSRNNVVSKIKDAAEKWGFFQVINHGVPLTVLEEIKQGVRKFHEEDPEVKKQYMSTDLNKRFLYNNNFDLYHSSPVNWRDSFTCYIAPDPPNPKDIPVACRGAVIEYTKHVMELGDLLFQLLSEALGLDSEILKRMDCLKGLFMVCHYYPPCPQPDLTLGISKHTDNSFFTLLLQDQIGGLQVLHQDYWVDVPPVPGALVVNIGDFMQLITNDKFLSVEHRVRANRDGPRISIACFFSSSLSPNSTVYGPIKELLSDENPAKYKDITIPEYTAGYLANIFDGKSYLSNFRI
- the LOC104771500 gene encoding uncharacterized protein LOC104771500, producing MGFFSFLGRVLFASLFILSAWQMFNDFGVDGGPAAKELAPKLNLAKAHLSSRLGVALPKIEVRQVVVTVIALKGAGGLLFVIGNIVGAYLLAFYLVAVSPILYDFYNYGPQERHFSLLLTEFLQSVALFGALLFFIGMKNSAPKRMLKKRTPKPKAA